In Mycobacterium sp. ITM-2016-00317, the genomic window GCCTGGAGCGGGTCATGCACGCCGCCGCGCCGTGCCCGGTCGAGGTCAAGAAGCAGATGATCGACTGGTGGGGCCCGATCGTCGACGAGTACTACGCGTCCTCGGAGGCCCACGGCTCCACGCTGATCAGCGCCGAAGAGTGGCTGACGCACCCGGGCTCGGTCGGCAAACCGCTCAGCGGCGTCATCCACATCGTCGGCGAGAACGGCGAGGAACTGCCGCCCGGCCAGGCCGGCGAGATCTACTTCGAGGGCGGCTACGACTTCGAGTACCTCAACGACCCCGACAAGACCGCGTCGTCGAGGCATTCACAGGGCTGGAAGACGGTGGGCGACATCGGTTACCTGGACGAGGACGGCTACCTCTACCTGACCGACCGGCGCCACCACATGATCATCTCCGGCGGGGTGAACATCTATCCGCAGGAGGCCGAGAACCTGCTCGTCACCCACCCGAAGGTGATGGACGCCGCGGTCTTCGGGGTGCCCGACGAGGAAATGGGCCAGCGCGTGGCCGCCGCCGTCCAGACCGTCGACCCCGCCGACGCCACCGACGAGTTCGCCGCCGAACTGATCGCCTGGCTGCGGGACCGCCTCGCGCACTACAAGTGCCCGCGCACGCTGTCATTCGAGGCGCAGCTGCCGCGCACCGACACCGGCAAGCTCTACAAGCAGGAGCTGATAAAGAAGTACTCGTGAACGAACCTGTGGAACTGGCAGGCGGCGTGCGCGTCGCCGTCGGAACTCCGTGCGACGACGCCACGTTCACGCTGACCGAGGAGCCCACCGACGACCGCCGCGCGGTCACCGTCGAGTCGGTGCCCGACGCGCTCGCCGCGCTGGCGCGGCGCTGCGACCGGTGGCCGCAGGCGGCCGCGGTCTGCGACGACGTGCTGCGCGCGCTGGACCCGGCCGGGCCGGTGTTCGCCGGGGTGATCACCGAGTCGCTGGCGTACTCGACCCTGCAGTCGGGTCCGGAGTTCGGCCGCTGGCTGGCCGAGCGCGGCCCGGCGCAGGTTCCGGTGGAGCCGGATCCCGTGGTGGCGCACCGCGACGGCGGCCGACTGGTCATCCGGTTCAACCGGCCGCGACGGCACAACGCGTTCTCCACCGACGCGCGGGCCGCCCTGCTGGAAGCGCTCGAGGTGGCCCGCCTGGATCCGTCGGTCGACGAGGTGGCGCTCGCCGGCAACGGCCCGTCGTTCTGCAGCGGCGGGGACCTCGCCGAGTTCGGCACGTTCACCGACCCCGCCGCCGCACACCTGGCCCGCACCCGGCACAGCCCGGCGCTGGTGCTCGCCGAGATCACCGCGCGACTGGGCCCGGCCTGCCGCGCCGAGATCCACGGCCAGGTGCAGGGCAGCGGCCTGGAGATGGCGGCGTTCTGCGGCACCGTGTCGTGTCACCCCGACGCGGTGCTCGGCCTGCCCGAACTGGCGTTGGGCCTGATCCCCGGCGCAGGCGGCACCGTCAGCATCACCCGCCGGATCGGGCGGTGGCGCACCGCGTATCTGGTGCTGTCCGGCCAGTCCATCGATGCCGGCACCGCGCTGCGGTGGGGGCTGGTCGACACCGTCGCAGGCGAGCCGGGCCCCTGAACCACAATCCCTGAACCACAATGGGGTGATGACGTCCGTGCGCATCCCCGCCGCGGTGCTCGAGCAGGCCCGCTCGGTCGCCCGCGACGTGGCCGGCCGCGCGGGTATCGCGCTCGACGCAGGCGAACTGCTCGGCGGCAGGGCCGTGCTGCTCGGACTTCAGGCCGCGGACCGGATCTCCGCCGGCGGCGCGACCCGGCTGCTGGACGCCCGCGACGGCTGGTGTGCGCTGACCCTGGCCCGCAGCGACGACGTCGCCGCGGTACCGGCGCTGGCCCAGGCCGACACCGTCGGCGACGACCCCTGGCCGGTCGTCGCCCGGTGCGTGCACGAACTCGGCGTGGAAGGCTTCGCCGAGCGGGCGCGGATGCTCGGCCTGCCGGTGGGCGTACTCGGCGAAACACCCTCTGCCGCAGCGGTTCACCGCAGGATCGGCCCGGCCGCCCGAGCGCCTGCGATGTCCGGTCTGCTGGTGGCCGACCTGTCCGCGATGTGGGCCGGCCCGCTCTGCGGCCGGCTGCTCGGGCAGGCGGGCGCCACCGTCGTGAAGGTGGAGAGCGCAACCCGGCCCGACGGGACGCGGCAGGGCCCGCAGGCCTTCTTCGACTGGGTGAACACCGGAAAGCTCTCCTACCGCGCCGATTTCGCGCAGCCCGGGGGTTTGCACCGGCTGCTGTCGGCGGCCGACGTGGTGATCGAATCCTCGCGGCCGGCGGCGCTTCAGCGCCGCGGGCTGGGTCCGCAGCAGGTACCGGGCCGCCCGGGCCGGACCTGGTTGCGCATCACCGGGCACGGCACCGAGGACGGCCGCGCCGACTGGGTTGCGTTCGGCGACGACGCGGCGGTGTCCGGCGGCCTGGTGAGCGGCACCGCGGAGGCGCCGCGGTTCTGCGGCGACGCGATCGCCGACCCGTTGACCGGCCTGCACGCGGCGCTGGCGGTCCTGCAGTCCCAGGCCCGCGGCGGCGGGGAACTGGTCGAGCTCTCGATGTCCGCGGTTGCCGCGAACTACGCCGCGCTGCCGCGTGGCGACGAAATACTCTGTACTGCAACCCCTCCCGGTGCATCGTCCGGTCCGGCACCCGGGGCCGACAACGAGGTCGTCGACCGACTGGTCGGCAACCGGTTGGCCACGACATGCTGATCCGCCGCGCCACCCTGCTCGACGGCACCGCGACCGACATCCGCGTCGGCGACCGCATCCTCGAGGTGGCCGACGGCCTGTCCGCGCGGCCCGGCGAACCCGAGTACGACGCGGCCGGCGGCACCGTGCTGCCCGGCCTGCACGACCACCACATCCACCTGCGGGCGGCTGCGGCCGCGCTGCACTCGGTGCGCGTCGGCCCCGACGAGGTGCGCGGCGGGGCCGAGCTCGCGCACGTCCTCGCATGCGCAACCGCAGGCCCCGACGGCTGGATCCGCGCCGTCGGCTACCACGACGCCGCCGCCGGGCCGCTGGACCGGCACGTGCTCGACGAACTCGCACCTCCGGTCCCGGTGCGGGTCCAGCACCGCAGTGGCGTGCAGTGGATTCTGAACACCGCTGCGCTGCAGCGCATCGGGCGTGCCGACCATCCCGACGGCCGACTGCCCAGCGCCGACCCCGCCTGGGCCGCGTCGCTGCGCAGCGCCCCCGACCTCGCCGGGCTGAGCGCGCGGCTGAGCGCGCTGGGGGTCACCGGGGTCACCGATGCCACACCGGATCTGGAGGATCCCGCGGAGTTGCGCCGCGGCATGCGGCAGCGGGTCCGGTGGCTGGCCCCGGGCAAGCGCATCCTGCACGACGACGCGCTGGACCTCGACGCGCTCGGCGAGTGGATCGCCGACCAGCACGCCCGCGACGTCCCGGTCGCGGTGCACTGTGTGACCGCAGCCCAGCTCGTGGTGGCGCTGGCGGCGTTGCGCAGCACCGGGACTCATCCGCGAGACCGCATCGAGCACGCCGCGGTGGTACCCGAGGCGAGCCTGGCCGACCTCGCGGCCACGGGGGTCACCGTGGTCACCCAGCCGAACTTCGTCGCCGAGCGCGGTGAGCAGTACCTGGCCGACGTCGACCCCGCCGAACATCACGAGCTGTGGCGGGTGGCCTCGCTGTCGCGTGCCGGGGTGCCGGTCGCGCTGTCCACCGACGCCCCGTTCGGCGACCTCGATCCGTGGGCGGCGATGCGCGCGGCCGTGCACCGCGCAACCCCCGCCGGCCGGGTGCTGGGTGGGCGCGAACAAGTCGGCGCGACAACTGCTTTGACGATGTTCCTGGGTGAGGCGGACCGGCCCGCGGTGCCCCGCCGGATCGAACCCGGGGCGCAGGGCGACCTGTGCGTGCTGGCCGCCGCGCCGAGCGCGCTGCTCGCCGAACTGGACGCCGGCGCGGTGGCCGCCACGATCATCGGCGGCGAGATGGTCTACGAACGCCGGTGAGCGTCAGGCCGCCGCCGGCGCGAACGCGGTACGCAGCAGCGCGCACTGGCTGTTGAAGAACGACTGGGACACCGA contains:
- a CDS encoding enoyl-CoA hydratase/isomerase family protein, with product MNEPVELAGGVRVAVGTPCDDATFTLTEEPTDDRRAVTVESVPDALAALARRCDRWPQAAAVCDDVLRALDPAGPVFAGVITESLAYSTLQSGPEFGRWLAERGPAQVPVEPDPVVAHRDGGRLVIRFNRPRRHNAFSTDARAALLEALEVARLDPSVDEVALAGNGPSFCSGGDLAEFGTFTDPAAAHLARTRHSPALVLAEITARLGPACRAEIHGQVQGSGLEMAAFCGTVSCHPDAVLGLPELALGLIPGAGGTVSITRRIGRWRTAYLVLSGQSIDAGTALRWGLVDTVAGEPGP
- a CDS encoding CoA transferase; translated protein: MTSVRIPAAVLEQARSVARDVAGRAGIALDAGELLGGRAVLLGLQAADRISAGGATRLLDARDGWCALTLARSDDVAAVPALAQADTVGDDPWPVVARCVHELGVEGFAERARMLGLPVGVLGETPSAAAVHRRIGPAARAPAMSGLLVADLSAMWAGPLCGRLLGQAGATVVKVESATRPDGTRQGPQAFFDWVNTGKLSYRADFAQPGGLHRLLSAADVVIESSRPAALQRRGLGPQQVPGRPGRTWLRITGHGTEDGRADWVAFGDDAAVSGGLVSGTAEAPRFCGDAIADPLTGLHAALAVLQSQARGGGELVELSMSAVAANYAALPRGDEILCTATPPGASSGPAPGADNEVVDRLVGNRLATTC
- a CDS encoding amidohydrolase family protein, whose product is MLIRRATLLDGTATDIRVGDRILEVADGLSARPGEPEYDAAGGTVLPGLHDHHIHLRAAAAALHSVRVGPDEVRGGAELAHVLACATAGPDGWIRAVGYHDAAAGPLDRHVLDELAPPVPVRVQHRSGVQWILNTAALQRIGRADHPDGRLPSADPAWAASLRSAPDLAGLSARLSALGVTGVTDATPDLEDPAELRRGMRQRVRWLAPGKRILHDDALDLDALGEWIADQHARDVPVAVHCVTAAQLVVALAALRSTGTHPRDRIEHAAVVPEASLADLAATGVTVVTQPNFVAERGEQYLADVDPAEHHELWRVASLSRAGVPVALSTDAPFGDLDPWAAMRAAVHRATPAGRVLGGREQVGATTALTMFLGEADRPAVPRRIEPGAQGDLCVLAAAPSALLAELDAGAVAATIIGGEMVYERR